One segment of Mycobacterium spongiae DNA contains the following:
- a CDS encoding methyltransferase family protein, with amino-acid sequence MKTGLRAALSSVVGLVILGVALFLSAGTLNYWQAWVFIAVFAFGTIISSRYLARTAPAALQRRKRGGPRAETRMVQKFIVTAALLGGLTMMAFSAIDHRFRWSSVPTAVSLVGVVAIAAGLGMMTLVIVQNHYAAATVTVETGQKVATHGLYRFVRHPMYAANVIMMVGVPLALGSYWGLFLLIPVILALVFRILDEETLLTQELAGYREYTQRVRYRLIPYVW; translated from the coding sequence ATGAAAACCGGCCTGCGAGCTGCACTGTCATCAGTAGTGGGACTTGTCATCCTCGGCGTGGCCCTGTTCCTGTCCGCTGGAACGCTAAACTATTGGCAGGCATGGGTTTTCATCGCGGTCTTCGCCTTCGGAACGATCATCTCCAGCAGGTACTTGGCTCGGACAGCCCCTGCGGCTCTGCAGCGGCGCAAGCGCGGCGGCCCTCGGGCGGAGACCCGAATGGTTCAGAAGTTCATCGTCACCGCAGCCCTTCTAGGAGGGTTGACGATGATGGCATTCAGCGCAATCGACCATCGGTTTCGTTGGTCGTCTGTGCCCACCGCGGTGTCGCTGGTCGGAGTCGTCGCGATCGCAGCCGGACTCGGCATGATGACGTTGGTGATCGTCCAGAACCACTATGCTGCCGCGACGGTCACGGTTGAGACAGGCCAGAAAGTAGCCACCCACGGTCTCTACAGGTTCGTGCGGCACCCGATGTACGCCGCAAACGTGATCATGATGGTGGGTGTACCGCTGGCACTTGGCTCCTATTGGGGGCTGTTTCTGCTCATCCCCGTCATACTCGCGCTCGTCTTCCGCATCCTCGACGAAGAGACGTTGCTAACCCAAGAATTGGCGGGATACCGCGAATACACTCAACGGGTTCGCTACCGGTTGATTCCCTACGTGTGGTAG
- a CDS encoding HAD-IIA family hydrolase — MKLGAGATTPSGVLFDIDGVLVLSWRPIPGAAETVQQLASHHIACSYLTNTTTRTRRQIAQALGEAGIAVAADEVITAGALTAEYLRAKYPGRRCFLVNSGDISEDMSGINLVSSTEFGPADRPDTPDVVVLGGAGPEFDHLTLSRVYEWMVDGVPVVAMHRSRMWTTDRGTRIDTGTYLTGLEEASGRMATAVGKPAAEGFLTAASRIGVDAERVVMIGDDLRNDVVAAQAVGMTGVLVRTGKFRQDALDRWVADDAATPPDNIIDSVADLPELLGL, encoded by the coding sequence ATGAAGCTCGGCGCGGGCGCCACGACGCCGTCGGGGGTGCTGTTCGACATCGACGGCGTACTGGTGTTGTCATGGCGGCCGATTCCTGGCGCGGCCGAGACAGTGCAGCAACTGGCCAGTCATCACATCGCCTGCTCATATCTGACCAACACCACCACGCGCACTCGTCGACAGATCGCCCAGGCGCTAGGTGAGGCCGGGATCGCCGTCGCTGCCGACGAGGTGATCACGGCGGGGGCGCTGACTGCCGAGTATCTGCGGGCCAAATATCCCGGCAGGCGGTGCTTCCTCGTCAATAGCGGCGACATCAGCGAAGACATGTCCGGCATCAACCTCGTCTCGTCGACCGAATTTGGGCCCGCAGACCGCCCCGATACACCCGACGTCGTGGTGCTCGGCGGCGCCGGGCCGGAATTCGACCACCTCACGCTGAGCCGGGTCTACGAGTGGATGGTCGACGGCGTGCCCGTGGTCGCGATGCACCGCAGCAGGATGTGGACCACTGATAGGGGCACCCGGATCGACACCGGGACGTATCTGACGGGGTTGGAAGAGGCCTCGGGGCGCATGGCGACCGCCGTCGGCAAGCCCGCAGCCGAGGGGTTCCTCACCGCAGCGAGCCGCATCGGGGTTGACGCAGAGCGGGTGGTCATGATCGGAGACGATCTACGCAACGATGTGGTGGCCGCCCAAGCTGTGGGTATGACCGGCGTGCTGGTACGTACCGGCAAGTTCCGCCAGGACGCGCTGGACCGCTGGGTGGCCGACGACGCGGCGACCCCACCCGACAACATCATCGACTCGGTAGCCGACCTGCCAGAGTTACTCGGGCTCTAG
- the sigE gene encoding RNA polymerase sigma factor SigE has translation MEDGIHAELGRRGAGNTGRQLRVGVDELPKLQRSVIPEESTITTLSPTSMSHPQQVRDDEWAEPADELQGTAIFDATGDKTTMPSWDELVRQHADRVYRLAYRLSGNQQDAEDLTQETFIRVFRSVQNYRPGTFEGWLHRITTNLFLDMVRRRARIRMEALPDDYDRVPADEPDPEQIYHDSRLGPDLQAALDSLPPEFRAAVVLCDIEGLSYEEIGATLGVKLGTVRSRIHRGRQALRDYLAAHPEPGLQRAS, from the coding sequence ATGGAAGACGGTATCCATGCGGAACTTGGGCGACGTGGCGCCGGGAATACGGGACGGCAGCTTCGCGTTGGCGTTGATGAACTGCCAAAGCTACAGCGCAGCGTAATCCCGGAGGAATCAACCATCACCACCTTGAGCCCGACCAGCATGTCTCATCCCCAACAGGTCCGCGACGACGAGTGGGCGGAGCCCGCCGACGAGTTGCAAGGGACCGCGATATTCGATGCGACTGGCGACAAGACGACCATGCCGTCGTGGGATGAGCTGGTGCGTCAGCACGCCGACCGGGTGTACCGGCTGGCCTATCGACTCTCCGGTAACCAGCAGGACGCCGAGGACCTGACCCAGGAGACATTCATCAGGGTGTTCCGGTCGGTCCAGAATTACCGGCCCGGAACGTTCGAAGGCTGGCTGCACCGAATTACCACGAACCTCTTCCTCGACATGGTTCGTCGGCGGGCCCGGATCCGCATGGAAGCCCTCCCGGATGACTACGACCGGGTGCCCGCCGACGAACCCGACCCGGAGCAGATTTACCACGATTCGCGGCTCGGGCCCGACCTGCAGGCCGCCCTGGATTCGCTGCCGCCGGAGTTTCGTGCCGCGGTTGTTCTGTGTGACATCGAGGGTCTGTCCTACGAGGAAATCGGTGCGACCCTCGGCGTGAAGCTGGGCACGGTCCGCAGCCGGATCCACCGAGGACGCCAGGCGCTGCGGGATTACCTGGCGGCCCATCCCGAACCTGGCTTGCAACGCGCGTCCTAA
- the rseA gene encoding anti-sigma E factor RseA — protein MADAGHVFRRAFSWLPAQFASQSDAPVGAPRQFRSTEHLSTEAIAAFVDGELRMNAYLRAAHHLSLCPQCAAEVDDQSRARSALRDSHPIRIPSALLGLLSEIPRHPSEAAADDAPAPVTDRFVEGDGRDSPRRR, from the coding sequence ATGGCCGACGCTGGACATGTGTTCCGCCGCGCGTTTTCCTGGCTTCCCGCACAGTTTGCGTCGCAAAGCGACGCACCCGTCGGCGCGCCGCGTCAATTCCGGTCCACTGAGCATCTCTCCACGGAAGCGATCGCGGCGTTCGTGGACGGCGAGCTGCGGATGAATGCGTACCTGCGGGCCGCCCATCACCTTTCGTTGTGCCCCCAATGCGCGGCCGAGGTCGATGACCAGAGCCGGGCGCGCAGCGCGCTGCGCGACTCACACCCGATCCGCATCCCCAGCGCATTGCTGGGATTGCTGTCCGAGATCCCGCGCCATCCATCCGAGGCCGCGGCCGATGACGCACCGGCGCCGGTGACCGATCGTTTCGTCGAGGGTGACGGTCGCGACTCGCCGAGGCGGCGCTAG
- a CDS encoding Mrp/NBP35 family ATP-binding protein encodes MSATANDDLIATIRAALAKVIDPELRRPITDLGMVKSIDVSPRGDVHVEIYLTIASCPKKSEISERVTQAVADVPGTAAVQVTLDVMSDEQRTELRKRLRGTGSDPNGEPVIPFAQPSSLTRVYAVASGKGGVGKSTVTVNLAAAMAARGLSVGVLDADIYGHSIPRMMGSTDRPTQVESMILPPIAHEVRVISIAQFTKSNTAVVWRGPMLHRALQQFLADVYWGDLDVLLLDLPPGTGDIAISVAQLIPNAEILVVTTPQLAAAEVAERAGSIALQTRQRIVGVVENMSGLTLPDGTRLQVFGEGGGQQVADQLSRAVGADVPLLGQIPLDPALVAAGDAGVPIVLSTPDSRAGKELLGIADNLSARRRGLAGMSLGLDTTRREP; translated from the coding sequence ATGTCCGCGACCGCCAATGATGATCTGATTGCCACGATCCGCGCCGCCCTGGCGAAGGTGATCGACCCCGAACTGCGTCGCCCCATCACCGATCTTGGGATGGTCAAGAGCATCGACGTCAGCCCCCGCGGCGATGTGCACGTCGAGATCTATCTGACCATTGCCAGCTGTCCGAAGAAGTCTGAAATCAGCGAGCGCGTCACCCAGGCAGTCGCCGACGTCCCGGGCACGGCGGCGGTGCAGGTCACCCTGGATGTGATGAGCGACGAGCAACGCACCGAACTGCGCAAGCGGTTGCGCGGCACGGGATCTGATCCCAACGGCGAACCGGTCATTCCGTTCGCCCAACCAAGCTCGCTGACTCGGGTGTATGCCGTCGCCTCCGGCAAAGGCGGAGTCGGAAAGTCCACCGTCACAGTCAACCTGGCCGCTGCGATGGCCGCTCGCGGACTCTCGGTCGGCGTGCTGGACGCCGATATCTACGGCCACTCCATCCCCCGGATGATGGGCAGCACCGACCGGCCCACCCAAGTCGAGTCCATGATCCTGCCGCCCATTGCCCATGAGGTCAGAGTCATTTCGATCGCCCAATTCACGAAGTCCAACACGGCCGTGGTGTGGCGCGGACCGATGCTGCACCGGGCACTCCAGCAGTTCCTGGCGGACGTGTATTGGGGCGATCTGGACGTACTCCTGCTTGACCTGCCACCTGGAACTGGTGACATTGCCATCTCGGTGGCCCAGCTGATCCCCAATGCCGAAATCCTCGTGGTGACCACACCCCAGCTGGCCGCCGCGGAGGTGGCCGAACGGGCCGGCAGCATCGCGCTGCAGACCCGTCAGCGCATTGTCGGTGTCGTGGAAAACATGTCAGGGCTCACGCTGCCGGATGGCACGAGGCTGCAGGTTTTCGGTGAGGGAGGCGGCCAGCAGGTCGCCGACCAGCTGTCCCGGGCGGTTGGCGCTGACGTGCCGCTGCTAGGCCAGATCCCGTTGGACCCTGCGTTGGTTGCCGCCGGCGATGCGGGCGTACCCATCGTATTGAGCACACCCGACTCGAGGGCGGGCAAGGAACTGCTCGGCATCGCCGACAATCTGTCCGCGCGGCGGCGCGGACTGGCTGGCATGTCGCTGGGGCTCGATACGACGCGACGCGAACCATAG
- a CDS encoding O-methyltransferase: MEGTPEQDATRGQEEASRAESLSAHAEGSISEDSILASARERAMDAGAGAVTPAVGALLSLLTKLSGGKAVAEVGTGAGVSGLWLLSGMGDDGVLTTIDIEPEHLRLAKQAFAEAGIGPSRTRLISGRAQEVLTRLADASYDLVFVDADPIDQPDYVTEGVRLLRPGGAIIVHGAALGGRAGDPTAHDAEVSAVREAARLIAEDERLTPALVPLGDGLLAAVRD, from the coding sequence ATGGAGGGCACCCCTGAACAAGACGCCACCCGTGGGCAGGAGGAGGCCAGTCGCGCCGAATCACTCTCCGCACACGCCGAGGGATCGATATCAGAGGACTCGATCCTGGCCAGCGCGCGCGAGCGCGCAATGGACGCCGGAGCCGGAGCAGTCACTCCTGCCGTGGGTGCGCTGCTGAGCCTCCTGACCAAGCTCAGCGGCGGCAAGGCGGTCGCCGAAGTAGGGACCGGGGCTGGGGTCAGCGGATTGTGGCTGCTCTCGGGCATGGGCGACGACGGCGTCCTGACCACGATCGATATCGAGCCCGAGCATTTGCGACTCGCCAAGCAGGCATTCGCGGAAGCAGGCATCGGGCCTTCGCGGACCAGGCTGATCAGCGGACGTGCCCAAGAGGTGCTTACCAGACTCGCTGACGCATCCTACGACCTGGTTTTTGTCGACGCCGACCCTATCGACCAGCCCGATTACGTCACCGAAGGTGTGCGGTTGCTGCGCCCTGGCGGCGCCATCATTGTCCATGGTGCCGCGCTGGGTGGGCGGGCCGGTGATCCAACAGCGCACGACGCCGAGGTCTCCGCGGTCCGCGAGGCCGCACGGCTCATTGCCGAAGACGAACGACTCACCCCGGCGCTGGTGCCGCTAGGCGACGGCCTACTGGCCGCCGTCCGCGACTAG
- a CDS encoding PH domain-containing protein: MMTRPNEWHHLSPRMLLVHPIHEMLRQLPVLVGSVVLGSATGNASWPLVALGVTVVFGLLRWFFTTYRIDDENVSLRTGVMARRQISIPRSRIRSVETEARLLHRLVGLTVLRVGTGQQAGGEAAFVLDAVESALVPQLRASLLAESLADTPGGEAAEPSGQVLARWQPSWLRYAPLSFSGLVMIGAVIGVGYQTGLALGLPESGFATSTVDAIQRTGVVLVLTVALAVVVAIAAPLAVLFSWLTYGNLLLRRDTGRQHGVLHLRYGLLRIRERTFDMSRLRGATLREPLLVRALRGARLDAVMTGVHGDGESAVLLPPCPSETAVAVLVDLIGNQDAAAGPLRTHGPAATRRRWTRVLLLPAIAGFGLIATASTVGVPAWTPTAWAVLTACCAGIAADRARSLGHRVADGWLVARAGSLERRRDCIACDGVIGWTVRQTLFQRRAGVATLVAATAAGRKSYQVIDVPTEAAWSVAGAASPWVADSMWARHDDAGAP, encoded by the coding sequence ATGATGACCCGACCCAACGAATGGCACCATCTGAGCCCCCGCATGTTGCTCGTGCATCCGATTCACGAGATGTTGCGCCAGCTCCCGGTGCTCGTCGGATCGGTCGTGCTGGGGTCGGCAACCGGCAATGCGTCGTGGCCGCTGGTGGCGCTGGGCGTGACGGTGGTATTCGGTCTGCTGCGTTGGTTTTTCACCACCTACCGCATTGACGACGAGAATGTGTCCTTGCGTACCGGCGTAATGGCGCGGCGCCAGATCTCGATACCGCGCAGCCGGATTCGCTCGGTGGAGACCGAGGCGCGCCTGCTGCACCGGCTGGTCGGACTGACGGTGCTACGGGTGGGCACTGGGCAACAAGCGGGAGGCGAGGCCGCCTTCGTGCTCGACGCGGTCGAATCGGCACTAGTGCCGCAGCTGCGCGCGTCGCTGCTAGCCGAGTCGCTGGCGGATACTCCGGGCGGTGAAGCCGCCGAACCCAGTGGCCAGGTGTTGGCCCGGTGGCAGCCGTCCTGGTTGCGCTATGCGCCGCTGAGCTTTTCGGGCCTCGTCATGATCGGCGCGGTGATCGGCGTGGGGTACCAGACCGGACTGGCCCTGGGGCTGCCGGAATCGGGCTTCGCCACGTCGACGGTGGACGCCATCCAACGAACCGGGGTGGTGTTGGTGCTGACGGTCGCGCTCGCGGTGGTGGTAGCGATCGCGGCACCGCTGGCGGTGCTGTTCTCGTGGCTAACCTACGGCAATTTGCTCCTGCGCCGCGACACCGGACGGCAGCACGGGGTGCTGCACTTGCGCTACGGGCTGCTCAGGATCCGCGAGCGCACCTTCGACATGAGTCGACTGCGCGGCGCCACCTTGCGGGAACCGTTGCTGGTACGAGCACTTCGAGGCGCCCGACTCGATGCTGTGATGACCGGCGTACACGGCGATGGCGAGTCGGCGGTCCTGCTGCCGCCGTGTCCATCGGAGACCGCGGTAGCCGTGTTGGTGGACTTGATCGGTAACCAGGACGCGGCCGCCGGCCCGCTGCGGACGCACGGCCCGGCCGCCACTCGTCGCCGATGGACCCGCGTGCTGCTGCTGCCAGCGATCGCGGGATTTGGGCTCATCGCGACCGCGTCGACAGTCGGCGTACCGGCGTGGACACCGACGGCGTGGGCAGTGTTGACCGCGTGCTGTGCCGGGATCGCAGCCGATCGCGCTCGATCGCTCGGCCACCGGGTCGCCGACGGCTGGCTGGTAGCCCGCGCTGGCAGCCTAGAACGTCGCCGCGACTGCATCGCGTGTGACGGGGTAATCGGCTGGACGGTGCGCCAAACGCTGTTCCAGCGCCGAGCAGGTGTGGCTACCCTCGTTGCGGCCACGGCTGCCGGTCGCAAGAGCTACCAGGTGATCGATGTGCCCACGGAGGCGGCGTGGTCGGTCGCTGGTGCCGCGTCACCGTGGGTGGCCGACAGCATGTGGGCGCGCCATGATGATGCGGGCGCCCCATGA
- the tatB gene encoding Sec-independent protein translocase protein TatB, whose amino-acid sequence MFANIGWGEMLVLVVVGLVVLGPERLPGAIRWTASALRQARDYLSGMTSQLREDMGPEFDDLRGHLGELQKLRGMTPRAALTKHLLDGDDSLFTGNFDKPTSAAPDGVSSAVPPHAGLEAAEDVAESAAPFDTDAT is encoded by the coding sequence GTGTTCGCCAACATCGGCTGGGGGGAAATGCTCGTCCTTGTCGTGGTCGGGCTGGTGGTGCTGGGCCCGGAGCGGCTGCCGGGGGCCATCCGCTGGACGGCGAGCGCCTTGCGGCAGGCACGGGACTATCTCAGCGGCATGACCAGCCAGCTGCGCGAGGACATGGGGCCGGAATTCGACGATCTGCGGGGACATCTCGGAGAGCTGCAGAAGCTGCGGGGAATGACACCGCGTGCGGCTTTGACCAAGCATCTCCTTGACGGCGATGACTCGTTGTTCACGGGAAACTTTGACAAGCCGACGTCGGCGGCGCCGGATGGGGTGAGCTCGGCGGTGCCGCCGCATGCCGGGCTGGAAGCCGCGGAGGATGTCGCAGAAAGTGCCGCCCCTTTCGACACCGACGCGACCTAG
- a CDS encoding PH domain-containing protein, which yields MGHAQTVGSATGPGMNQFTLAEPAHPPSSNAPVMWALSAAVGWVIPVIAQLVWWGVQPRPLWPHFVAAAVTAALMVAHIGVVPVWRYRVHRWEISPQAVFTRTGWFVQERRIAPISRVQTVDTFRGPMDRLFGLANVTVTTASSAGAVQIEALDNDVADRVVAQLTDIAALRGEDAT from the coding sequence TTGGGCCATGCTCAAACCGTGGGAAGTGCCACGGGTCCGGGTATGAACCAGTTCACGCTGGCCGAACCGGCACATCCGCCGAGCAGCAACGCACCGGTGATGTGGGCACTGTCGGCCGCGGTGGGCTGGGTGATCCCGGTGATCGCACAGCTCGTGTGGTGGGGGGTGCAGCCGCGACCGTTATGGCCCCACTTCGTCGCGGCCGCTGTTACCGCGGCGCTGATGGTGGCACACATCGGGGTGGTCCCGGTATGGCGCTACCGAGTGCATCGCTGGGAGATCAGCCCGCAAGCCGTCTTCACCCGCACCGGCTGGTTCGTACAGGAGCGCCGTATCGCTCCGATCTCTCGCGTGCAGACTGTCGACACCTTCCGCGGGCCAATGGACCGGTTATTCGGGCTGGCCAATGTCACGGTCACGACGGCCTCTTCGGCAGGGGCCGTGCAGATCGAGGCCCTTGACAACGACGTCGCCGATCGGGTGGTAGCCCAGCTGACCGACATCGCGGCGCTACGGGGCGAGGATGCGACATGA
- a CDS encoding lytic transglycosylase domain-containing protein has translation MRIGGRRATGPAVATVRQRALRLMRPVFGIAVITPLVLGSAVSAAAPSFTAQTLPMPTAIAPMASVATSAAAASGPVVIAIQRPPASFHFAESALSAPPPPMIVNSPGRLGIPTMALTAYRKAEQRMATAAPGCGISWNLLAGIGRIESLHANGGATDSHGTAYPPIYGPALDGTLPGNEVIIQSQVGNRVTYARAMGPMQFLPGTWARYASDGNGNGVADPQNIFDSTLAAARYLCSGGLNLRDSTQVMSAILRYNNSMPYARNVLGWAAGYATGVFPVDLPPIVGPPPPLGDAHLEHSEGLGPGLPMNINGLAADDPMAHMPLINFNPPQYAFNPPQLAFNPPPMFPWMAPQTPQPGCTVICINSQTPPGAFPPGLGPSPFPPFAPPPAAPPPPNPLAPLAPPPPPNPLAPPAAPPPPDPLAPPAAPQPDPLAPPGNPPPGLPPAEPPAGAPPEPAPAGPPPPNPLGPPAPNAPAPDAPAPPPFG, from the coding sequence GTGCGCATAGGGGGACGCCGGGCCACAGGCCCGGCCGTCGCAACGGTGCGGCAGCGGGCACTTCGCCTGATGCGGCCAGTGTTTGGCATCGCCGTGATCACACCGTTGGTATTGGGCAGCGCGGTCAGTGCAGCGGCACCGTCTTTCACCGCACAGACACTGCCCATGCCCACCGCTATCGCCCCAATGGCTTCCGTCGCCACGTCTGCCGCCGCGGCGTCCGGCCCGGTCGTGATCGCCATCCAGCGCCCACCAGCCAGCTTCCACTTCGCCGAGTCTGCGCTTTCCGCCCCCCCGCCCCCAATGATCGTGAACTCACCGGGCCGGTTGGGCATTCCGACGATGGCGCTTACCGCCTACCGCAAGGCCGAACAGCGCATGGCCACGGCGGCCCCGGGCTGCGGCATCAGCTGGAACCTGCTGGCTGGGATCGGGCGCATCGAGTCACTCCACGCCAACGGCGGTGCCACCGATTCGCACGGCACCGCCTACCCTCCGATCTACGGCCCGGCGCTGGACGGCACCCTGCCCGGCAACGAGGTCATCATCCAGAGCCAAGTCGGCAATCGCGTCACGTATGCCCGCGCGATGGGGCCCATGCAGTTCTTGCCTGGCACCTGGGCGCGTTACGCCTCAGACGGCAACGGCAACGGCGTCGCCGACCCGCAGAACATCTTCGACTCCACGCTGGCGGCCGCCCGCTACCTGTGCAGCGGCGGGCTCAACTTGCGGGATTCGACGCAGGTCATGTCCGCGATCCTGCGCTACAACAACTCGATGCCCTACGCCCGCAACGTACTGGGATGGGCAGCGGGCTACGCCACCGGCGTGTTCCCCGTCGACCTGCCGCCGATCGTGGGACCACCCCCGCCGCTCGGCGACGCCCACCTGGAGCATTCGGAGGGTCTTGGGCCCGGCTTGCCGATGAACATCAACGGTCTGGCCGCTGACGACCCGATGGCGCATATGCCGTTGATCAACTTCAACCCGCCCCAGTATGCCTTCAACCCGCCCCAGCTCGCCTTCAACCCGCCTCCGATGTTTCCGTGGATGGCGCCACAGACACCGCAGCCCGGCTGCACGGTGATCTGCATAAACTCGCAGACCCCGCCGGGCGCGTTTCCCCCTGGGTTAGGTCCGTCACCCTTCCCACCGTTCGCCCCGCCGCCGGCTGCGCCCCCGCCGCCCAATCCGCTGGCCCCGCTGGCCCCTCCGCCACCGCCGAATCCGCTGGCTCCGCCGGCCGCTCCCCCGCCGCCGGATCCGCTAGCTCCGCCCGCAGCGCCACAGCCGGATCCGCTGGCACCTCCTGGCAATCCGCCGCCGGGCCTGCCGCCGGCGGAACCGCCCGCGGGTGCGCCCCCGGAGCCAGCGCCTGCTGGCCCGCCACCGCCGAATCCCCTGGGCCCGCCAGCACCCAACGCACCGGCGCCCGATGCCCCGGCGCCACCGCCGTTCGGCTGA
- the htrA gene encoding serine protease HtrA, whose translation MTSDQGNNGGSNGEDRLAPRPVSRPPVDAASRQAFGRPAGVPGSFVAERVRPQKYRDQAEFTSNSQPADPVLEEAFGRPLGAADSLQRHPIDAGALSAEKDAAQLDETDDPWRDPAAAAALGTPALAPPVPHSALGGSGKLGVRDVLFGGKVSSLALGVLVAIALVIGGIGGVIGRKTAEVVDAFTTSKVTLSTSGNVQEPAGRFTKVAAAVADSVVTVESVSDQEGMQGSGVIVDGRGYIVTNNHVISEAANNPSQFTTTVVFNDGKEVPANLVGRDPKTDLAVLKVDNVDNLTVARLGDSAKARVGDEVLAVGAPLGLRSTVTQGIVSALHRPVPLSGEGSDTDTVIDAIQTDASINHGNSGGALIDMDSQVIGINTAGKSLSESASGLGFAIPVNEMKMVAEALIKDGKIVHPTLGISTRSVSNAIASGAQVANVKAGSPAQKGGILENDVIVKVGDRTVADADEFVVAVRRLTIGQDAPIEVVRDGRHVTLTVKPEPDTS comes from the coding sequence GTGACCTCCGACCAAGGCAACAACGGCGGCTCCAACGGGGAAGACCGCCTGGCCCCGCGCCCTGTTTCCCGGCCACCAGTCGACGCTGCGTCGCGTCAGGCGTTCGGCCGGCCGGCCGGCGTGCCGGGGTCCTTCGTGGCCGAACGCGTGCGCCCGCAGAAGTATCGGGACCAGGCCGAGTTCACATCGAATAGTCAACCGGCCGATCCGGTATTGGAGGAGGCCTTCGGCCGCCCCCTGGGCGCTGCTGACTCGCTACAGCGCCACCCGATCGATGCCGGGGCGCTGAGCGCCGAGAAAGACGCCGCTCAGCTTGACGAGACGGACGACCCGTGGCGCGATCCCGCAGCGGCGGCAGCTCTGGGCACTCCCGCCCTTGCCCCGCCGGTACCGCACAGTGCCTTGGGCGGCAGCGGCAAGCTTGGCGTGCGTGACGTGTTGTTCGGCGGCAAGGTGTCCTCGTTGGCGCTCGGCGTGCTGGTGGCCATCGCGCTGGTAATCGGCGGCATCGGTGGTGTGATTGGCCGCAAGACGGCCGAAGTCGTCGATGCGTTCACCACGTCGAAGGTGACCTTGTCGACGAGTGGCAACGTCCAAGAGCCGGCTGGCCGGTTCACCAAGGTGGCGGCCGCGGTGGCCGACTCGGTGGTAACGGTCGAGTCGGTCAGTGACCAGGAGGGTATGCAGGGCTCCGGCGTCATCGTCGACGGTCGCGGCTACATCGTCACCAACAATCACGTGATTTCCGAGGCGGCCAACAATCCCAGTCAATTCACGACGACGGTCGTGTTCAACGATGGCAAAGAAGTGCCCGCCAACCTGGTGGGCCGCGACCCCAAAACCGACCTGGCCGTTCTCAAGGTCGACAACGTCGACAATCTGACCGTGGCGCGGCTGGGGGACTCGGCCAAGGCCCGTGTCGGGGATGAGGTTCTCGCCGTCGGTGCACCGCTTGGTCTACGCAGTACGGTGACCCAAGGCATCGTCAGCGCATTGCACCGGCCGGTACCGCTGTCGGGGGAGGGCTCGGACACCGATACCGTCATCGACGCGATCCAGACCGACGCTTCGATCAACCACGGTAACTCCGGCGGCGCGCTCATCGACATGGATTCCCAGGTGATCGGTATCAACACGGCGGGTAAGTCGCTGTCGGAGAGCGCGAGTGGTCTGGGCTTTGCGATTCCGGTCAACGAGATGAAAATGGTTGCCGAAGCCCTGATCAAAGACGGAAAGATCGTGCACCCCACGCTGGGGATCAGCACCCGGTCGGTAAGCAACGCGATCGCCTCGGGCGCACAGGTAGCCAATGTGAAGGCCGGAAGCCCAGCGCAAAAGGGCGGAATCCTGGAGAACGACGTGATCGTCAAGGTCGGTGACCGCACCGTCGCCGACGCCGACGAGTTCGTTGTGGCGGTGCGCCGGCTGACCATCGGCCAAGACGCACCGATTGAGGTGGTCCGCGATGGTCGGCACGTCACGCTCACCGTCAAACCCGAGCCCGATACCAGCTAG